One Miscanthus floridulus cultivar M001 chromosome 11, ASM1932011v1, whole genome shotgun sequence DNA window includes the following coding sequences:
- the LOC136490599 gene encoding E3 ubiquitin-protein ligase PUB23-like yields the protein MAMEEPPQLFLCPISMELMEDPVTVSTGVTYDRRSIERWFFKYGKTTCPATMQRLNSFDLTPNHTLKRVISTWLHRASSSSSSSSSSTPLCNKLAREKLPSVLAGIEATPFKVTALKNLRRCMDEDVAAQEDFVAYGGIQVLGRVMTQALVESCAGGDFSEFRTCEEAGAVLATLPLSDDASVELVLKPECMKPVVAVVQRGSAESRLHAMAILAKISSASGAQRDWTPGVDVDDLVKSLLELLSDGASAKLSSRALDVLLDVTARSRGARRAKAVEVGAVCVLVELLPDADRRVAERALLLLKRLCKCPEGRLAFAEHALAVSAVARTMLRVSVLASRLAVSVLWLVACAVTPGERVLDDMLMSGGVGKLLALLQVENSASTKEKAAKLLRVHGAFWRQYPCFPTDLRDYLKFLN from the coding sequence ATGGCCATGGAGGAGCCGCCTCAGCTGTTCTTGTGTCCCATCTCCATGGAGCTGATGGAGGACCCCGTCACGGTGTCCACCGGCGTCACCTACGATCGCCGAAGCATAGAGCGGTGGTTCTTCAAGTACGGCAAGACGACGTGCCCGGCCACCATGCAGCGGCTGAATTCCTTCGACCTCACGCCCAACCACACTCTGAAGCGCGTCATCTCCACCTGGCTTCaccgcgcctcctcctcctcttcgtcATCGTCGTCGAGCACGCCGCTGTGTAATAAGCTGGCGCGGGAAAAGCTACCGTCGGTGCTCGCTGGCATTGAGGCCACGCCGTTCAAGGTCACCGCGCTCAAGAACCTCAGGCGCTGCATGGATGAAGACGTGGCAGCGCAGGAGGACTTCGTCGCCTACGGCGGCATTCAGGTGCTCGGCCGCGTCATGACACAGGCGCTGGTGGAGAGCTGCGCCGGTGGAGACTTCTCGGAGTTCCGGACGTGCGAGGAGGCCGGCGCGGTCCTCGCCACGCTCCCTCTCTCCGACGACGCGTCGGTGGAGCTCGTGCTCAAACCCGAGTGCATGAAGCCCGTGGTCGCGGTGGTGCAGCGCGGCAGCGCCGAGTCGAGGCTGCACGCTATGGCCATCCTCGCCAAGATCTCCAGTGCCAGTGGCGCCCAGCGTGACTGGACCCCTGGTGTGGACGTCGACGACCTGGTCAAGTCCCTCCTCGAGCTCCTGTCCGATGGTGCCTCAGCGAAGTTGAGCTCCCGCGCGCTCGACGTGCTCCTCGACGTCACGGCGCGCTCCCGCGGCGCTCGGCGCGCCAAGGCCGTGGAGGTGGGCGCCGTCTGCGTGCTCGTGGAGCTCCTCCCCGACGCCGATCGCCGAGTCGCCGAGCGCGCGCTCCTCCTTCTCAAGCGCCTGTGCAAGTGCCCCGAGGGCCGGCTCGCCTTCGCGGAGCACGCGCTGGCAGTGTCGGCCGTGGCGCGGACGATGCTGCGCGTGTCGGTCCTCGCCAGCAGGCTGGCCGTGAGCGTGCTGTGGCTGGTGGCGTGCGCGGTGACGCCCGGGGAGAGGGTGCTGGATGACATGCTGATGAGCGGCGGCGTGGGGAAGCTGCTGGCGCTCCTGCAGGTGGAGAACTCGGCTTCCACCAAGGAGAAGGCGGCGAAGCTCCTCAGGGTGCACGGCGCATTCTGGAGGCAGTACCCGTGCTTTCCCACCGACCTCAGGGACTACCTGAAATTCCTCAATTGA